One genomic region from Leptospira tipperaryensis encodes:
- a CDS encoding tetratricopeptide repeat protein, which produces MILYLLRQRRFLILSLLLILGSTLNSQDTVRKIQEGETFLKERNYSAAYQSFTDAAKANPMSIRSLLGLAESAKHLHKYNESFEAFNKALALEPDNKSALKGAALAFVRKREYQNALNLLRSSLDTDPFDPILAPVQIQILLEMGSFESALKKLEASRSKLQNSKEVQILEAKVNGKTGNFSKAYHLWNGVLSNSSDDPDLFFHLASLLIDWAEKSPVGERKQKLEAAAEKLERAISLYPDFEEAIDALTRIRIWQNDYASAVILSRKLVSLYPQNPLFLYLKAFAEEKEANKDSSAASKDSLRNDLAEILRLDDLDSISRQKAESVALVHFSENHSFRRKLGDYRMQRFRSSKNSLLYDMSSHHLASARELIPGQPEVQFQTLSEYKRTGFFPRYLNLLLFLRKKYPENEKYQYEIENLLNSMKQSIGYKEGMIEITGDNLLENYGRTPPVLLVFDLTDKSFLGDYPDLSLLVSSSVRKILSLNPTISLSGVLESARSNPSSFNLTPDSYMGILPYSESSFLKIKDSTKNGVKPRFVVYGSLKYENHSLNIDWTIKDTKHEKILTTFRIFAKGRDFLPEAATRSASKILALIPPSASVVKVKDEDIIINAGTLDGLKKGFKVQIYNTSGKSGEATVEETDYFLSRAVPDNGINGLKTISEGDRILWKR; this is translated from the coding sequence ATGATTCTCTATCTTCTTCGACAAAGACGTTTCCTGATTCTATCCTTACTTCTGATTTTAGGGTCGACGCTCAATTCTCAAGATACGGTTCGCAAAATTCAAGAAGGGGAAACCTTTCTCAAAGAAAGAAATTACTCGGCTGCGTATCAGTCTTTTACCGATGCGGCCAAAGCAAATCCGATGTCTATCCGTTCGCTTTTAGGTCTCGCAGAATCCGCAAAACATCTTCATAAGTATAACGAATCTTTTGAAGCCTTTAACAAAGCGTTGGCCTTGGAACCGGACAACAAAAGCGCTCTGAAAGGTGCAGCCTTGGCTTTCGTAAGAAAGAGAGAATATCAAAACGCACTCAATCTTCTAAGGTCGTCTTTGGATACGGACCCCTTTGATCCTATCCTCGCTCCGGTTCAAATTCAAATCCTTTTAGAAATGGGAAGTTTCGAATCCGCTCTAAAAAAGCTCGAAGCTTCTCGATCTAAATTACAAAACTCTAAAGAAGTTCAAATCTTAGAAGCGAAGGTCAACGGAAAAACCGGAAACTTTTCTAAAGCCTATCATCTCTGGAACGGAGTTCTTTCGAATTCTTCGGACGACCCGGATCTTTTTTTTCATCTCGCGTCTCTCTTAATCGATTGGGCTGAAAAAAGTCCAGTCGGTGAACGAAAACAAAAACTCGAAGCCGCCGCGGAGAAATTGGAAAGGGCCATTTCACTCTATCCGGATTTTGAAGAAGCGATCGACGCACTGACAAGAATCCGTATCTGGCAAAACGATTATGCATCGGCAGTAATCCTTTCCCGCAAACTCGTTTCTCTGTATCCGCAAAATCCTCTTTTTCTTTATCTCAAAGCGTTCGCGGAAGAAAAAGAAGCAAACAAAGATTCTTCAGCAGCGAGTAAGGATTCTCTCAGAAACGACTTAGCTGAAATATTAAGATTAGATGATTTAGATTCCATCTCAAGACAAAAGGCCGAATCCGTCGCTCTCGTTCATTTTTCGGAAAATCATTCTTTTCGAAGAAAATTGGGCGACTATAGAATGCAACGCTTTCGTTCTTCCAAAAATTCGCTTCTCTACGATATGTCCTCGCATCACCTAGCTTCGGCGAGAGAATTGATTCCGGGTCAACCCGAAGTTCAGTTTCAAACTCTTTCCGAATACAAAAGGACTGGTTTTTTTCCGCGTTATCTAAACCTTCTTTTATTCTTAAGAAAGAAATATCCGGAGAATGAAAAGTATCAGTATGAGATAGAAAATCTTCTCAACTCCATGAAACAATCGATCGGTTATAAGGAAGGAATGATCGAAATCACGGGAGACAATCTTCTTGAAAATTACGGCAGAACTCCGCCGGTTCTTCTCGTTTTCGATCTCACCGACAAATCCTTCTTAGGCGATTATCCGGATCTTTCTCTTTTGGTCTCCTCTTCGGTTCGTAAAATTCTTTCTCTAAATCCTACGATTTCGCTTTCGGGAGTTCTGGAATCCGCAAGAAGTAATCCCTCCTCTTTCAATCTCACGCCCGATAGTTACATGGGAATTCTTCCCTATTCGGAATCTTCTTTTCTTAAAATCAAAGATTCTACGAAGAATGGAGTAAAACCGAGATTTGTAGTTTACGGTTCTCTAAAATACGAAAATCATTCTTTGAACATAGACTGGACGATCAAAGATACAAAACACGAGAAGATCCTAACTACGTTTCGCATTTTCGCAAAAGGGCGGGACTTTCTTCCCGAAGCCGCGACACGATCCGCGTCTAAAATTCTGGCTTTGATTCCTCCTTCGGCTTCCGTCGTCAAGGTCAAGGATGAGGATATCATCATCAACGCCGGCACTTTGGACGGTTTGAAAAAAGGGTTTAAGGTTCAGATTTACAATACATCCGGAAAATCTGGGGAAGCTACCGTTGAGGAAACCGATTATTTTCTTTCAAGAGCGGTTCCGGATAACGGCATCAACGGATTAAAAACGATTTCCGAGGGCGATCGGATTCTTTGGAAACGTTAG
- a CDS encoding putative glycoside hydrolase — protein sequence MNKIILSFSIFFLCVSSIFSDFDLPFPKMNPRKKTIDLQLKPAPLPEVGTTESVNKKEIESPRLKPEVSSEQSKKLPTKFEPALEGKSKVVTAQNRENPPKPLENTLPNVDPKTPNFSRGIYISQRTLKKVKAFEEIRKKGKSHGINFLVIDVQPTSPSKETLNSLVSEGFYPVARVVNFDGGLPTEKPSEQKIASIHKSIRAACQSGFPEIQLDYIRYADNFQLKLSFETRYKNISGIIKNIRNETLKCENLPYIGADIFGRIPFNQNDSIGQKVEVFAQVVDVLYPMLYPSHFYGMPDRIKDPYQTVYDGTHLTLKRSLKTTRVIPYIQGFNMSVAKSGLSLSDYIKAQVKAAYDSGAHGFVVWNAWNEYDSTFQALKDYDREIKEGSN from the coding sequence GTGAATAAAATAATCTTATCATTCTCAATATTTTTTCTCTGTGTATCTTCGATATTTTCCGATTTCGATCTCCCTTTTCCTAAGATGAATCCAAGGAAAAAAACAATAGATCTTCAGTTGAAACCGGCTCCTTTACCGGAAGTCGGAACTACTGAATCCGTAAATAAGAAAGAAATTGAATCACCGCGTTTGAAGCCAGAGGTTTCCTCCGAGCAGTCGAAGAAGTTGCCTACAAAATTTGAACCCGCTCTTGAAGGGAAATCAAAGGTCGTAACTGCTCAAAATCGAGAAAATCCCCCGAAACCGTTAGAAAATACGTTACCAAATGTTGATCCAAAGACTCCGAATTTTTCCAGAGGAATTTATATTTCGCAGAGGACCTTAAAGAAAGTCAAAGCGTTTGAAGAAATCCGTAAAAAGGGCAAATCTCACGGCATAAATTTCCTAGTCATAGATGTCCAGCCGACCTCGCCTTCGAAGGAAACTTTGAATTCTTTAGTTTCGGAAGGATTTTATCCAGTTGCTCGCGTTGTAAACTTTGACGGCGGACTTCCGACTGAAAAACCGTCTGAACAAAAAATTGCATCGATTCACAAATCAATTCGTGCTGCGTGCCAATCTGGATTTCCTGAAATTCAATTGGATTATATTCGTTACGCTGATAATTTTCAACTCAAACTATCCTTCGAAACTCGTTATAAGAATATTTCTGGGATTATTAAAAATATCCGAAACGAAACTTTGAAGTGCGAAAATCTACCTTACATCGGAGCGGATATCTTTGGTCGGATCCCCTTTAATCAAAATGATTCCATTGGTCAGAAAGTGGAAGTTTTTGCACAAGTAGTCGATGTTCTCTACCCAATGTTATATCCTTCTCACTTTTATGGGATGCCCGATCGAATCAAAGATCCTTATCAGACTGTCTATGACGGAACTCATCTCACCTTAAAAAGATCCCTGAAAACGACAAGAGTGATTCCTTACATCCAAGGATTCAATATGTCAGTAGCGAAATCCGGACTTTCTCTTTCAGATTATATCAAGGCGCAGGTAAAGGCCGCCTATGACAGTGGAGCTCATGGATTTGTAGTATGGAATGCCTGGAATGAGTATGATTCTACCTTCCAGGCATTAAAAGATTATGATAGAGAAATTAAGGAGGGAAGTAATTAG
- a CDS encoding DUF1564 family protein → MNQIQEFTEFRGQSKRNAGPSDLLLPKHLEEFLRIKLRKHGNLKNYFHYLIVKFQKKNLFSKFPDTAFRKTLYQSKRQNLIRISFRPDHQDWYEAKLAGFYFGVSICKLFSRLVDTDRDEGFPIPNWKTAILKLEREKVRPIHFYFTILSNKKMILKRLSKGQNFELNTA, encoded by the coding sequence ATGAATCAAATTCAAGAGTTTACGGAGTTTCGAGGACAATCTAAAAGGAACGCCGGTCCGTCCGACCTGCTCTTACCAAAACATCTGGAAGAGTTTTTAAGAATAAAACTTAGAAAGCATGGTAACCTGAAGAATTATTTTCATTATCTCATTGTCAAATTTCAGAAGAAAAATCTTTTTTCAAAATTTCCAGACACGGCTTTTCGAAAGACTCTCTATCAATCCAAAAGACAAAACTTGATTCGAATTTCTTTTAGACCCGATCATCAAGATTGGTACGAGGCGAAACTTGCAGGTTTTTATTTTGGCGTATCGATTTGTAAACTTTTCTCCAGATTAGTGGATACCGATAGAGACGAAGGTTTCCCTATTCCAAACTGGAAGACAGCAATTCTAAAATTAGAAAGAGAGAAAGTAAGACCGATCCATTTTTATTTTACAATTCTTTCAAATAAAAAGATGATTCTAAAACGCCTTTCCAAAGGGCAAAATTTCGAGCTGAATACTGCATAA
- a CDS encoding enoyl-CoA hydratase/isomerase family protein encodes MGLIDQDTIDLGSGNKILTLSLNNPESRNSMTREMGLEFKKTIESLLDAPEKSKPRAVILTGKNGIFSAGGNFELLKSFSTKDFETNKKTMFEFYNLFLTVRRLDIPVICAANGHAIGAGLSLAFACDIRIFANEGKYQFNFVKLGIHPGMGSSYIVKELFGTHMANRLLFLAETLTGDEALRAGLCNDSVPQKEVLGRATEIAIALSESAPLALSELKKNTYDREKLEAALKKEAESQARNFISADFKETIKAIEQKRKPEFKGI; translated from the coding sequence ATGGGATTAATAGACCAAGACACCATCGACCTGGGTTCAGGAAACAAAATTCTTACGCTAAGCTTAAATAACCCTGAATCCAGAAATTCAATGACCCGCGAGATGGGCCTTGAGTTTAAGAAAACCATCGAGAGCCTGTTAGACGCTCCTGAAAAATCGAAACCAAGAGCCGTTATCTTGACTGGGAAAAATGGAATTTTTTCCGCGGGCGGGAATTTCGAACTTCTAAAATCTTTCTCCACGAAAGATTTCGAGACGAACAAGAAAACAATGTTCGAATTTTATAATCTCTTTTTGACGGTAAGAAGATTGGATATTCCTGTTATCTGTGCCGCAAACGGTCACGCAATCGGCGCCGGACTTTCCCTTGCCTTTGCCTGCGATATCCGTATTTTTGCAAATGAAGGAAAGTATCAGTTCAACTTCGTGAAATTAGGAATTCATCCTGGAATGGGTTCAAGTTATATTGTGAAAGAACTTTTCGGAACACATATGGCTAATCGGCTTCTCTTTCTCGCCGAAACGTTGACTGGGGATGAGGCGTTACGCGCCGGCCTCTGTAACGATTCCGTTCCTCAGAAAGAAGTTTTGGGGAGAGCAACAGAAATTGCAATTGCGCTTTCTGAGAGCGCTCCTCTTGCTCTAAGTGAATTAAAGAAGAATACTTACGACCGTGAAAAGTTAGAAGCCGCCCTAAAAAAGGAAGCTGAATCTCAAGCGAGAAACTTTATCTCGGCCGACTTCAAAGAGACGATCAAGGCGATCGAACAAAAAAGAAAACCTGAGTTTAAAGGAATCTAA
- a CDS encoding PilZ domain-containing protein, producing MAVGRSDSLQELITILETMFGETIIGTDINLVKHLFYYLKADDVEFPFDYDGQKYFAVVEEIEETSVNLRIPGATQGLTLRAKISFEIMNILYQFEVVILEFLEEGMKIRIPSELQAASFRKNIRVAVDDLFMNYVILFRSLSGGGREIGRNIQVEQRFNNLMREIKKDNPDLRLINIMISEYISTVSKEYDIVFFSGEKKEESFLETFIRRYDKPVFISDTSLIINYIRETDPSEVDNYRDEYIRMVLENGQDYADNFFRELQKNEIRDFLVSYMILPIRLFNDVVGYIRVYASAMDRYSITPSQAGYLIELSEIFSYSMTKIFIRADNYRQTKAATRVVDISINGLLFEIDEERIFHYLKKHNIIKIFIPLTERTLILRGEVVRYIVAGDGKFNLGVNFFDSNPDDMLVLQKYIFTRTRKILSE from the coding sequence ATGGCAGTCGGTAGATCAGATAGTTTACAGGAACTCATAACCATTCTCGAAACGATGTTTGGAGAAACAATTATAGGGACCGACATCAATCTCGTAAAACATCTCTTCTATTATCTCAAAGCGGACGACGTGGAATTTCCTTTCGATTACGACGGACAAAAATATTTCGCGGTCGTGGAAGAGATAGAAGAGACAAGCGTAAACCTAAGAATTCCGGGAGCGACACAGGGACTTACTCTTCGCGCAAAGATCAGCTTTGAGATTATGAACATCCTCTATCAGTTTGAAGTCGTGATTTTGGAATTTTTAGAAGAAGGAATGAAGATAAGAATTCCATCCGAACTCCAGGCGGCCTCTTTTAGAAAAAACATCCGCGTAGCGGTGGACGATCTCTTTATGAATTACGTGATCCTCTTTCGTTCCCTTTCAGGGGGAGGGCGTGAGATTGGAAGAAATATTCAAGTTGAACAAAGATTTAACAACTTGATGCGGGAGATCAAAAAAGATAACCCGGATCTTCGTCTCATAAATATTATGATTTCAGAATATATTTCCACGGTTTCCAAAGAATACGATATCGTTTTTTTCTCGGGAGAAAAGAAAGAAGAAAGTTTTTTAGAAACCTTTATCCGAAGATACGATAAGCCCGTTTTTATATCTGATACTTCCTTAATTATCAATTATATCCGAGAAACAGACCCTTCCGAAGTGGATAACTATCGGGACGAATACATTCGTATGGTTTTGGAAAACGGCCAAGACTACGCTGATAATTTTTTTAGAGAACTTCAGAAGAATGAAATTCGAGATTTTCTCGTCTCCTACATGATTCTTCCGATCAGACTTTTTAACGACGTCGTCGGATACATACGAGTCTACGCATCCGCGATGGATCGATATTCGATTACACCTTCTCAAGCGGGATATTTGATCGAACTCTCCGAAATTTTCAGTTACTCCATGACGAAGATATTTATTCGCGCTGATAATTATCGCCAGACAAAAGCAGCTACTCGGGTTGTGGACATCAGTATCAACGGTCTCTTGTTCGAGATTGACGAAGAAAGAATCTTTCACTATTTAAAGAAGCATAATATCATTAAGATCTTTATTCCTCTTACGGAAAGAACCCTCATCCTTCGGGGAGAAGTTGTTCGATATATCGTGGCCGGAGATGGGAAATTCAACTTAGGCGTTAACTTTTTCGATTCCAATCCGGACGATATGCTCGTCCTTCAAAAATATATCTTCACAAGAACGCGTAAAATTCTTTCAGAGTGA
- the mtnC gene encoding acireductone synthase, whose product MDIGSFKLFLFDIEGTTTPIEFVHKILFPYSVQKMDSFFQTSSLENEWKQKLLEEAKNDPTYKGRIGDSPEALSEYCKYLVSVDRKSGPLKEIQGRIWKIGYESGELKSLMFSDVPEFLKRIQSSRKKAAVYSSGSVQAQKLIFQYSESGDLTKYFSGYFDTAVGGKRESASYSKIAKELGVEPRKILFFTDIKEEADAAIGADLRAAVLERPGNSKQPEHPYLKLTSFETLNPSHS is encoded by the coding sequence TTGGACATCGGATCTTTTAAATTATTTTTATTTGATATAGAAGGTACGACAACGCCGATCGAGTTCGTACATAAAATTCTTTTTCCGTATTCGGTTCAGAAGATGGATTCTTTTTTTCAAACTTCCTCCTTGGAAAACGAATGGAAACAGAAACTCTTGGAAGAAGCAAAAAACGATCCGACTTACAAAGGAAGGATCGGAGATTCTCCGGAGGCTCTGAGCGAATATTGTAAGTATCTCGTTTCCGTGGATCGAAAGAGCGGTCCATTGAAAGAGATTCAAGGAAGAATTTGGAAGATCGGATACGAAAGCGGAGAACTCAAAAGTCTGATGTTCTCCGATGTTCCGGAATTCTTAAAAAGGATTCAAAGCTCTCGAAAGAAGGCGGCAGTATATTCTTCCGGAAGTGTACAAGCGCAAAAGCTAATATTCCAGTATTCGGAATCGGGCGATCTTACAAAATATTTTTCAGGCTACTTCGATACCGCAGTCGGAGGTAAAAGAGAATCCGCAAGCTATTCTAAGATCGCGAAAGAACTTGGAGTGGAACCGAGAAAGATTTTATTCTTCACAGATATCAAAGAAGAGGCGGACGCTGCGATCGGAGCGGATCTTCGAGCCGCCGTCTTAGAACGTCCCGGAAATTCAAAACAACCGGAACATCCTTATCTAAAGCTTACTTCGTTTGAAACGTTAAACCCGTCTCATTCTTAA
- a CDS encoding MFS transporter — MEKKPSEQSLLRFFGLGELANHGWNAILAFWMIMGMAFFLFADQNLIAPNLRNIGASFGLNSQEDVDWYIGGVIPILFFILGGAVSVSMGYLSQKYSRKTLIIFSVFLGEIPCFLSGFATSYPEFVIYRTLTGFGLGGIFPLLFTVLGDYFSDKSRSTAAAYVSLSMGIGLGVGQLLGGILGNADPINGWRMSFIYLSVPSFFFALIYWVFCKEPLRGGGETEWQGIADKFSEESFHLRWSDIRLLFQNKTNIGIFLQGIPGCVPWGVFFVFLVDYYETSYHLDKATATMLLTYAAIGVFAGTFFGGIIGQKIYNYRKRLLPIFCMTSILLGILPCLYLLKAETIATSGTFIVINLIAGFLISLTGPNVRATLINVNIPKNRSSMFALYNLTDDLGKGLGPAMSAVILGLTPGDRSLGLSISVLFWIPCALFWLMVLNNFEKDEKDVHDYLVQEAEKIRGTA, encoded by the coding sequence ATGGAAAAAAAACCCTCGGAACAAAGCCTACTTCGCTTTTTCGGGTTGGGAGAATTGGCAAACCACGGTTGGAATGCGATCCTCGCGTTTTGGATGATCATGGGGATGGCCTTCTTTCTGTTCGCGGATCAAAACCTAATCGCGCCTAACTTAAGAAACATAGGCGCCTCTTTCGGATTGAATAGTCAGGAAGACGTTGACTGGTATATCGGAGGAGTCATTCCGATTCTCTTTTTTATTTTGGGTGGCGCTGTTTCCGTGAGTATGGGATATCTTTCCCAAAAATATTCTCGAAAAACTCTCATCATCTTCTCCGTTTTCTTAGGGGAAATCCCTTGTTTTCTTTCCGGCTTTGCAACGAGCTATCCTGAATTTGTAATTTATAGAACTCTCACCGGTTTCGGACTGGGAGGAATTTTTCCGCTTCTCTTTACAGTCCTCGGAGATTATTTTTCGGATAAATCCAGATCCACCGCGGCGGCTTACGTATCACTTTCTATGGGAATCGGACTCGGCGTAGGACAGTTGTTAGGTGGAATCCTAGGAAACGCGGATCCGATCAACGGCTGGAGAATGAGCTTTATCTATCTTTCTGTTCCTTCCTTTTTCTTCGCGCTGATCTATTGGGTCTTTTGTAAGGAACCTCTTCGAGGCGGAGGAGAAACCGAGTGGCAAGGAATCGCCGATAAATTTTCGGAAGAAAGTTTTCATCTTCGTTGGAGCGACATTCGGCTTTTGTTTCAAAACAAGACAAACATAGGAATCTTTTTGCAAGGAATACCCGGTTGTGTTCCTTGGGGGGTTTTCTTTGTGTTCTTAGTGGACTACTATGAAACCTCGTATCACCTCGATAAGGCGACCGCGACGATGCTTCTCACATACGCGGCGATCGGAGTTTTTGCCGGAACTTTTTTCGGGGGAATCATAGGACAAAAAATCTACAACTACAGAAAAAGATTACTTCCTATCTTTTGTATGACGAGCATCTTGCTCGGAATTCTTCCTTGTCTCTATCTATTAAAGGCGGAGACTATCGCGACCTCCGGGACATTCATCGTGATCAATCTAATCGCTGGTTTTCTCATCTCCCTCACCGGACCAAACGTGAGAGCCACATTAATTAACGTGAATATTCCAAAAAATAGAAGTAGCATGTTTGCTCTCTATAATCTCACAGACGATCTCGGAAAAGGATTGGGACCCGCTATGAGCGCAGTTATCCTAGGCTTAACTCCCGGAGATCGTTCTCTCGGACTTTCGATTTCAGTTCTATTTTGGATTCCATGCGCCCTCTTCTGGCTTATGGTCTTGAATAATTTTGAAAAAGACGAAAAAGACGTGCATGATTATTTGGTCCAAGAAGCAGAAAAGATAAGGGGAACCGCTTAA
- a CDS encoding histone deacetylase family protein: MATGLIFSEMFLYHNSNPTIPHYENSDRLLACMERLQKSTYYTSLYKPEIKDLPIDILTQIHSKNHIQKIESSKDKRGYFDSDTPFTENSWVSAFKAASSGTTMVDALLEGKIKNGFSLLRPPGHHAKRNRIMGFCMLNNVAVATKYLQLNGFKKIFILDWDVHHGNGTQEIFYKDEDVFYLSVHQFPFYPMTGLPTEIGEGTGRGTTKNIPLQANLEDYNYIKVFKDSIVPTIEKFNPDIILISAGFDAHKEDPLGGMQITTKGFEELTRIILECAKHVCQGRVLSFLEGGYDLNSLSESVETDIAVFESFS; the protein is encoded by the coding sequence ATGGCGACCGGACTTATTTTTTCAGAAATGTTTCTCTATCATAATTCAAATCCTACAATCCCCCATTACGAGAATTCGGATAGGCTGTTAGCTTGTATGGAACGTCTTCAAAAATCAACCTATTATACTTCACTTTATAAGCCGGAGATTAAGGATCTGCCCATCGATATTCTTACCCAAATTCATTCAAAAAATCATATTCAAAAAATAGAAAGTTCGAAAGATAAAAGGGGTTACTTCGATTCGGACACTCCCTTTACAGAAAATTCATGGGTATCCGCCTTCAAGGCCGCAAGCTCAGGAACTACAATGGTAGATGCTTTATTGGAGGGAAAAATCAAAAATGGATTCTCACTTCTCCGACCACCAGGACATCATGCGAAACGCAATCGTATTATGGGTTTCTGCATGTTAAACAACGTTGCAGTTGCGACGAAATACTTACAGTTAAACGGATTTAAGAAGATCTTTATTTTAGATTGGGATGTTCATCATGGAAATGGAACCCAAGAAATTTTTTATAAAGATGAAGACGTTTTCTATCTATCCGTTCATCAATTTCCGTTTTATCCGATGACTGGACTTCCGACCGAAATCGGTGAAGGAACTGGGAGAGGAACAACGAAAAATATACCTCTCCAAGCAAATTTGGAAGACTACAACTATATTAAAGTATTTAAGGATTCCATTGTTCCCACAATCGAAAAATTTAACCCAGATATAATCTTGATTTCCGCAGGTTTTGATGCTCATAAGGAGGATCCGCTCGGTGGAATGCAGATCACGACCAAAGGTTTCGAAGAACTGACAAGAATCATTCTTGAATGCGCGAAACATGTATGTCAGGGAAGGGTCCTGTCTTTTTTAGAAGGGGGTTACGACTTAAATTCTTTGTCAGAATCTGTAGAAACCGATATCGCGGTTTTTGAATCTTTTTCCTAA
- a CDS encoding NHL repeat-containing protein yields MRFNRFLILLLSLLTSLSLNSDGLPNFSIQEKEARTHFTRGFSYFNNSQYSSSRESFLKALSIKGDFTLARLLLSNSYYLSGDWPESMSELEQIEGNIGLNQIQKARLDALRINLAGGSQDSAVKYYSALLGDELRRFRFRNPTDVAIDDDGFLYVLSFDTANIVKFDPNGNPVDNFKGSLGRNLSGPLFFSLRGTSIFVSDFKSDKIYEFNTRGEYRNRFGKTGKANGEFHGPTGIFLTKDGNLFVSDSGNNRVQKLKSDGTFLQEIGVGTLRNPSGIKVNAKGEIFVADRGNSRIAVFDTEGNFLREISNPNILSSPRNLTIRKNELHIADEKAGLIVYNTLDNTWRALDSFRDSKNVVRKLNQPFSSAFDYTGTQYIADFNRHRVEIFSPANQLSSNLDVVVEKVLNREYPDISVFLRVRDRSGRDIKAIPRNSFRVYEYGNLSPLIGLADMQQYNNRISLSLIYENTPEVKTGYSVFEKSLRPLLTSLRQYDGVEVLRSGAELIKASDFNYSMHEIFRILRTSPNDSSSKTGKAIYRGISDLLDRLGPRAVLVLVSGNSNPDSFTQISPEKIIRYSKAHSIPVYFLSLSDTGPAVEIYKTIANSTGGKFILIPGEGQEKTLYESFLSHKDRRYIVSFKSRVDADKKDFYIPLILEANFRNAAGKVEAGFFTK; encoded by the coding sequence ATGCGTTTTAATAGATTTCTTATTCTCCTTCTTTCCCTCTTAACGTCTTTATCGTTAAATTCCGACGGACTTCCTAATTTTTCCATACAAGAAAAGGAAGCACGCACGCACTTTACGCGGGGTTTTTCTTACTTTAATAATTCTCAATATTCTTCTTCCAGAGAAAGTTTTCTCAAGGCACTCTCAATCAAAGGCGACTTTACATTAGCGCGCCTTCTGCTCTCCAATTCATATTATCTCTCCGGCGATTGGCCAGAAAGCATGTCGGAGTTAGAACAAATCGAGGGAAATATAGGACTGAATCAGATTCAAAAAGCCAGATTAGACGCTCTACGAATCAATCTTGCCGGCGGGAGTCAAGACTCAGCGGTAAAGTATTATTCAGCCCTTTTAGGAGACGAACTCCGACGTTTCCGATTCCGAAATCCTACCGACGTCGCAATTGATGACGACGGATTCCTCTATGTTCTCTCTTTTGATACAGCCAATATTGTAAAATTTGACCCGAATGGAAATCCCGTTGATAACTTCAAAGGTTCTTTAGGTCGGAATTTATCAGGCCCCCTCTTCTTTTCCCTCCGAGGAACTTCGATCTTTGTCTCCGATTTCAAATCTGATAAGATCTACGAGTTCAATACAAGAGGAGAATACCGAAATCGCTTTGGGAAAACGGGAAAAGCAAACGGAGAATTTCACGGGCCAACGGGAATTTTCCTCACAAAGGATGGTAACCTCTTCGTTTCAGACTCCGGAAACAATCGGGTTCAAAAACTCAAAAGCGACGGCACCTTCCTCCAAGAAATCGGAGTCGGAACTCTTCGCAATCCCTCCGGAATCAAAGTCAACGCCAAAGGGGAAATTTTCGTCGCGGATCGTGGGAACTCCCGAATTGCAGTCTTCGACACGGAAGGAAATTTTCTAAGGGAGATCAGCAATCCAAATATACTTTCTTCCCCCCGCAATCTCACAATCCGCAAAAACGAACTTCATATCGCCGATGAAAAAGCAGGCCTGATCGTTTATAACACTTTAGATAATACCTGGAGAGCCTTGGATTCTTTTAGGGATTCTAAAAATGTTGTCCGTAAATTGAATCAACCCTTCTCCTCGGCCTTCGATTATACGGGAACTCAATACATCGCCGATTTCAATCGTCATAGAGTCGAAATTTTTAGCCCGGCAAATCAACTTTCATCTAACCTCGACGTGGTCGTTGAAAAAGTATTAAACAGAGAATACCCTGACATCTCCGTTTTTCTAAGAGTTCGAGACAGATCCGGACGGGACATCAAAGCCATTCCAAGAAACTCCTTTAGAGTTTATGAATATGGAAATCTCTCTCCCCTCATCGGGCTCGCCGATATGCAACAATATAATAATAGAATCTCTCTGTCACTTATCTACGAAAATACTCCGGAAGTAAAAACCGGTTATTCAGTCTTCGAAAAATCTCTTCGTCCTCTTCTTACTTCTCTAAGACAATACGACGGAGTAGAAGTCCTCCGTTCCGGAGCAGAACTTATCAAAGCTTCCGATTTCAATTATTCGATGCATGAGATTTTTAGAATATTACGAACTTCTCCTAATGACTCCTCTTCCAAAACGGGAAAAGCAATTTATAGAGGAATCTCCGATCTCCTGGATCGTTTAGGGCCGAGAGCCGTCCTCGTTTTAGTTTCAGGGAATTCGAACCCGGATTCTTTTACTCAAATCTCTCCGGAAAAGATTATTCGTTATTCAAAAGCACATTCGATTCCGGTCTATTTCTTATCTCTCTCCGATACCGGACCCGCGGTGGAAATTTACAAAACCATCGCCAACTCAACGGGAGGGAAATTCATTCTCATTCCCGGAGAAGGTCAAGAAAAAACTCTCTACGAATCCTTTCTCTCTCACAAAGACAGACGTTATATCGTATCTTTCAAAAGTAGAGTGGACGCGGATAAAAAAGATTTCTACATTCCCCTCATCTTAGAAGCGAACTTCCGAAACGCCGCAGGAAAAGTCGAAGCAGGATTTTTCACGAAATGA